A window from Triticum aestivum cultivar Chinese Spring chromosome 6D, IWGSC CS RefSeq v2.1, whole genome shotgun sequence encodes these proteins:
- the LOC123142042 gene encoding uncharacterized protein codes for MAPPGDMEATPSEQPELQDELLEEILLRLTTAADLARASTACPTLRRVITDHSFLRRFRTLHPPPLLGIISVTFRPAQHPHPSAAAARAFAAAEVDFWCSFLPSVDRWRHRHFRDGRALFSGVPEGSSYAPDDYDPRDFAGEFAVCDPLYRRYRLLPPISDELAVLVHQPDIVNFEPFLAPPGDDEDPTSFRVMCLAQCTTKLVLFVFSSGAGEWHAVTFDGWIALVTSPGNQVPDAHLTWASERYYVHKCFCWAVSPSNKLLMLDTRTMEFSAVDLPRQHVPGQMIPMMAFVEAGEGRLGMFTLMNRIDNDRYFLRYTKLQKDGDGANKWQSVVIISLPLGYRYTIMDVAGGYLLLQGIPENLHSAPLPERPDFDCFSLNLQTLQLEWFCANKYMIGGAPLYAGFPPSLTPPTV; via the coding sequence ATGGCGCCGCCGGGCGACATGGAAGCCACGCCGTCGGAGCAGCCGGAGCTCCAGGACGAGCTCCTCGAGGAAATCCTCCTCCGGCTAACCACGGCGGCCGACCTCGCCCGCGCCTCGACGGCCTGTCCTACCCTGCGTCGCGTCATCACCGACCACTCCTTcctccgccgcttccgcacccTCCACCCGCCGCCTCTCCTCGGCATAATTTCCGTCACCTTCCGCCCGGCCCAGCACCcccatccctccgccgccgccgcccgcgccttcgCCGCCGCGGAGGTCGATTTCTGGTGCTCCTTCCTCCCCTCCGTCGACCGTTGGCGCCACCGCCACTTCCGTGACGGCCGCGCCCTCTTCTCCGGCGTCCCCGAGGGAAGCAGCTACGCTCCCGACGATTACGATCCCCGCGACTTCGCCGGGGAGTTCGCTGTCTGCGACCCCCTGTACCGGCGGTACCGTCTGCTACCTCCCATTTCCGACGAACTAGCGGTGCTAGTTCATCAGCCGGATATCGTCAACTTCGAGCCCTTCCTTGCTCCTCCTGGCGATGATGAAGACCCTACTTCATTCAGAGTAATGTGCCTGGCGCAGTGCACAACCAAGCTGGTCCTCTTCGTCTTCTCGTCGGGTGCCGGCGAATGGCATGCTGTTACCTTTGACGGCTGGATCGCTTTGGTGACAAGTCCTGGCAACCAGGTTCCAGACGCTCACTTGACATGGGCCTCAGAGCGCTACTATGTGCACAAATGCTTCTGTTGGGCTGTTTCTCCGTCGAACAAGTTGCTCATGCTTGACACGCGCACGATGGAGTTCTCTGCTGTCGACCTCCCACGTCAACATGTCCCCGGCCAAATGATCCCAATGATGGCTTTTGTAGAGGCAGGGGAAGGAAGGCTTGGGATGTTTACTCTCATGAATCGAATTGATAATGACAGGTATTTCCTTCGCTATACCAAGTTGCAAAAAGATGGAGATGGTGCAAACAAGTGGCAATCAGTGGTGATAATCTCCTTGCCTTTGGGTTACCGATATACGATCATGGATGTAGCTGGGGGATACTTACTCCTGCAAGGGATTCCAGAAAACCTGCATTCGGCCCCCTTGCCGGAAAGGCCAGATTTCGACTGTTTTTCACTGAATCTCCAGACATTGCAGCTTGAGTGGTTCTGTGCAAATAAGTACATGATTGGGGGTGCCCCTCTGTATGCTGGTTTCCCACCATCCTTGACGCCACCAACTGTTTGA